Proteins encoded together in one Lathyrus oleraceus cultivar Zhongwan6 chromosome 5, CAAS_Psat_ZW6_1.0, whole genome shotgun sequence window:
- the LOC127087665 gene encoding uncharacterized protein LOC127087665 — protein sequence MQLASNSESQPILNHSCEIIPDNDEEEEEDIENVRLHHSSHLLVTDQPQCRICLDFEGEDLIAPCHCKGTQKYVHRSCLDNWRSTKEGFAFSHCTECRAVFLLRPNVPKDRWWLRLKFQFLVARDHAFIFIIVQLVVAFLGVLIYKFYGDELREMFGYEEHPYGFYTMAVLAIILVGLLYGFFIAIICGQRINERHYHVLAKQELTKEYVVEDREHVKNVPELDPSHVTELRMLGLY from the exons ATGCAATTAGCTTCTAACTCTGAATCCCAACCCATCTTGAATCACTCCTGTGAAATTATTCCTGACAATGACGAGGAGGAGGAGGAGGATATAGAGAATGTTCGCCTTCACCACTCTTCTCATCTTCTTGTTACAGATCAGCCACAATGCCGAATATGCCTTGATTTTGAAG GAGAAGACTTAATTGCCCCCTGCCATTGCAAAGGTACACAAAAATATGTCCATAGATCATGTTTGGATAACTGGAGGTCTACCAAG GAGGGCTTTGCTTTTTCTCACTGTACAGAGTGCAGAGCTGTCTTCCTATTACGACCCAATGTCCCAAAAGATCGCTGGTGGTTGAGGTTGAAGTTTCAGTTCCTTGTTGCCAGAGATCATGCATTCATTTTCATCATTGTTCAACTG GTTGTTGCTTTCTTGGGGGTGCTTATTTACAAATTCTATGGGGATGAACTTAGAGAAATGTTTGGTTATGAAGAACATCCCTATGGATTTTATACAATGGCTG TTCTCGCCATTATTTTGGTGGGTTTGCTCTATGGCTTCTTTATTGCAATAATATGTGGCCAAAGAATCAATGAACGCCACTACCATGTTCTTGCCAAACAAGAGTTGACAAAG GAATATGTGGTAGAAGATCGAGAACATGTAAAGAATGTGCCCGAACTCGACCCCAGCCATGTGACAGAACTAAGGATGCTGGGCCTTTACTAG